The following proteins come from a genomic window of Paenibacillus sp. CAA11:
- a CDS encoding immunity protein Imm33 domain-containing protein: MWVEITEKDPPGGIVRWMYREEGDHAEDCGWRLISGEEDEEYTDNPGNIVILSVAELIDGDPSLVEPLKGGIGAAYEREHFGESWTRVEDWES, encoded by the coding sequence TACAGAGAAAGATCCACCTGGCGGTATTGTCCGCTGGATGTACCGGGAGGAAGGGGATCATGCCGAGGATTGCGGATGGAGGCTAATTTCTGGTGAAGAGGACGAGGAGTATACCGATAATCCTGGAAACATAGTCATCCTCAGCGTTGCTGAACTGATTGACGGGGACCCGAGCTTAGTAGAACCGCTTAAGGGTGGAATTGGGGCTGCTTACGAGCGGGAACATTTTGGGGAGTCCTGGACACGAGTTGAAGATTGGGAATCCTAA